The uncultured Cohaesibacter sp. genome window below encodes:
- the flgK gene encoding flagellar hook-associated protein FlgK — MALTSALSIATSGLRATNRDLEVVSSNITNANTPGYTKKVSSREDMVLNGQVTSVVQTDVQRTLDLVAQKQFWTETGATSYSKTINDYLTQVDAMFGQPGDANALDALVNEFATSLQALETSPDDATTRLQVLNDASVLTRAMNDASETIQALRQDAEFALEDAVQSANDILQNIQKLDQQIQEISLSSGGSAAGLMDQRDAFVTQLAELVPVRVTQRDNNSIQISTTSGLTLYDVEAVQLDFTAYGTVGPYTEWDSQATDNQLGSVYLKSNTGELTDITLSGGLGGSRIGALLELRDDVLVEAQEQLDSLADGLADAFGKFDVEGNALTVGAQDGFDLDLSDLQSGDEFTFTYQDVGTGETNTVTFVRVDSATSLPLGDDVTARNDDTVVGIDFSGGMASVAAQVQTALGGAFTVSNPAGNDLRILDDGAANTVAIQSFDARATATGLQQTAGALPFFVDAGAGPDIYSGSVDGQVQQTGFSGRITVNQALFDDPTLLVRHSASTGIADQTRPSELLSALTDTKLTFSYQAGGAPVSMTVDEFSRQVISFQSQQAETAQIRYDGQQIVMNNVLSRFEESASVDVDEELARLLELQTAYSANARVMTAVKEMMDALMRM; from the coding sequence ATGGCATTGACGAGTGCATTGTCGATTGCAACATCTGGTTTGAGGGCAACGAACCGCGATCTCGAGGTCGTTTCGTCCAACATCACCAACGCCAACACGCCTGGATACACCAAGAAGGTTTCCAGCCGTGAAGACATGGTGCTGAATGGGCAGGTTACCAGCGTTGTCCAGACCGATGTGCAGCGGACGCTCGATCTCGTGGCCCAGAAGCAGTTCTGGACCGAGACCGGCGCCACCAGCTACTCCAAAACGATCAATGACTATTTGACCCAGGTCGACGCGATGTTCGGTCAGCCTGGCGACGCCAATGCACTCGATGCTCTGGTCAATGAGTTTGCGACCTCCTTGCAGGCGCTTGAGACCAGTCCGGATGATGCTACCACGCGGCTTCAGGTGCTCAATGATGCATCGGTGCTGACGCGGGCCATGAATGATGCATCCGAAACCATTCAGGCGCTGCGTCAGGATGCCGAGTTCGCCCTTGAGGATGCGGTCCAGAGTGCCAATGACATTCTGCAGAACATCCAGAAGCTTGATCAGCAGATCCAGGAGATCTCGCTGAGCTCTGGCGGGTCTGCCGCAGGTCTTATGGATCAGCGCGATGCCTTCGTCACGCAGCTGGCAGAGCTGGTGCCGGTGCGGGTGACCCAGCGGGATAACAACTCCATTCAGATTTCGACCACCAGCGGCCTCACGCTGTACGATGTCGAAGCCGTTCAGCTCGATTTCACCGCTTACGGTACGGTTGGACCCTATACGGAATGGGACAGTCAGGCGACAGACAACCAGTTGGGCTCGGTCTACCTCAAGTCAAACACCGGTGAACTGACCGACATAACCCTCTCCGGGGGCTTGGGCGGCAGCCGGATCGGGGCATTGCTGGAACTGCGCGACGATGTGCTGGTCGAGGCGCAGGAGCAGCTGGACAGTCTGGCCGATGGTCTGGCTGATGCCTTCGGCAAGTTCGATGTCGAGGGCAACGCCCTCACGGTTGGCGCGCAGGATGGCTTTGATCTGGATCTTTCGGACCTTCAGTCGGGCGACGAGTTCACCTTCACCTATCAGGATGTGGGGACAGGCGAGACCAATACGGTGACCTTCGTGCGGGTCGACTCGGCAACTTCCCTGCCGCTTGGTGATGATGTCACGGCGCGCAATGACGATACTGTCGTCGGTATCGATTTCTCCGGAGGCATGGCCAGCGTCGCTGCGCAGGTGCAGACCGCGTTGGGCGGCGCCTTCACGGTCAGCAACCCGGCAGGCAACGATCTGCGGATCCTGGATGACGGAGCGGCCAATACGGTGGCCATCCAGTCGTTCGATGCGCGGGCCACTGCAACGGGTCTGCAGCAGACGGCCGGGGCGCTGCCGTTCTTCGTTGATGCAGGCGCAGGACCGGACATCTATTCGGGTAGTGTCGACGGGCAGGTTCAGCAGACCGGTTTCTCCGGGCGCATAACGGTCAACCAGGCGCTGTTCGATGATCCAACCCTGCTGGTGCGGCACAGCGCCAGCACGGGGATTGCCGATCAGACGCGCCCTTCGGAGCTGCTTTCTGCCCTGACCGATACCAAGCTGACCTTCTCCTATCAGGCTGGTGGGGCGCCCGTCAGCATGACTGTCGATGAATTTTCCCGTCAGGTGATCTCCTTCCAGTCACAACAGGCTGAAACGGCCCAGATTCGCTATGACGGCCAGCAGATTGTCATGAACAACGTTCTATCGCGCTTCGAGGAATCGGCCAGCGTGGACGTGGACGAGGAGCTGGCGCGGCTGCTGGAACTTCAGACGGCCTATTCGGCCAACGCGCGTGTCATGACCGCGGTCAAGGAAATGATGGATGCCCTGATGCGGATGTAA
- a CDS encoding flagellin has protein sequence MSSDITLSAGVRSNLLSLQKTADMMATTQNRLATGKKVNSALDNPTNFFTSESLSARANDLSNLLDGISNSIKTIEAADNGITAITDLVESAQATVRQAQSNNNNASATHIQSSSNIDTTGTTGTTTKDRVESQTLSALGMTGVGAGGAADSNFVITSTSENGVTKTFDLDAHFAATGKALNDANGDGTTGDNYTISDLVDDINASGVATASITEDGRLDLQVNGNQNLSLTITDADAAAGTTQDGATGTSIAAAFGFGGSASEDLSSPADGDYVDAGETAVTWADGAAAGDVDTLTIVNQAGDSDADNSQLVTQYNEILQQIDELANDASYNGINLINGSTNDLTVSFNEHRDENKSELVIESADMTASGLALTEASSLSTEESNLKLDALADALVTLRKQAGTFGSNLSTVQIRKDYTKEMINTLQTGADNLVLADSNEEGANMLALQTRQTLSTTALSLASQADQAVTSFLRA, from the coding sequence ATGTCTTCGGATATCACTCTCTCCGCCGGCGTGCGCTCAAACCTCCTGTCCCTGCAGAAAACTGCCGACATGATGGCTACCACGCAGAACCGCCTGGCAACTGGTAAAAAAGTCAACTCCGCGTTGGACAACCCAACCAACTTCTTTACCTCTGAAAGTCTCTCTGCTCGTGCAAACGATCTGAGCAATCTGCTGGATGGCATTTCCAACTCGATCAAGACGATCGAGGCTGCCGACAACGGCATCACGGCTATTACCGATCTGGTGGAAAGCGCTCAGGCAACCGTACGTCAGGCGCAGTCCAACAACAACAATGCGTCTGCTACCCACATCCAGAGCAGCTCCAACATCGACACCACCGGCACCACCGGCACCACCACCAAAGATCGCGTCGAGTCCCAGACCCTGAGCGCTCTTGGCATGACGGGCGTCGGCGCTGGCGGCGCAGCCGACTCCAACTTCGTCATCACCTCCACGTCAGAAAACGGCGTAACCAAGACGTTCGACCTTGATGCGCATTTTGCCGCTACCGGCAAGGCGTTGAACGATGCGAACGGTGACGGCACCACTGGCGACAACTACACCATCTCCGATCTGGTTGATGACATCAACGCTTCCGGCGTTGCCACCGCATCGATCACGGAAGACGGCCGCCTCGATCTTCAGGTCAACGGCAACCAGAATCTCAGTCTGACGATCACTGACGCTGACGCCGCCGCTGGTACCACACAGGATGGCGCAACCGGCACTTCTATCGCGGCAGCCTTCGGCTTCGGCGGTTCTGCTTCGGAAGACCTCAGCTCCCCTGCTGACGGCGACTATGTCGACGCTGGCGAAACGGCTGTAACCTGGGCAGACGGTGCTGCTGCTGGCGACGTCGACACCCTGACCATCGTTAACCAGGCCGGGGATTCGGACGCTGACAACAGCCAACTTGTCACCCAGTACAACGAGATCCTTCAGCAGATCGACGAACTGGCCAACGACGCAAGCTACAACGGCATCAACCTGATCAACGGTTCGACCAATGACCTGACGGTGTCCTTCAACGAGCATCGTGACGAAAACAAGTCCGAACTGGTGATCGAGTCCGCCGACATGACCGCATCCGGTCTGGCCCTGACCGAAGCTTCGTCCCTGAGCACCGAGGAATCCAACCTCAAACTCGACGCTCTGGCCGACGCACTGGTCACCCTGCGCAAACAGGCAGGCACCTTCGGTTCCAACCTGTCCACCGTGCAGATCCGCAAGGACTACACCAAGGAAATGATCAACACCCTTCAGACCGGTGCTGACAACCTTGTTCTGGCTGACTCCAACGAAGAAGGTGCCAACATGTTGGCCCTGCAGACCCGTCAGACCCTGTCTACCACGGCTCTGTCGCTGGCATCTCAGGCCGACCAGGCTGTTACCAGCTTCCTCCGCGCCTAA
- a CDS encoding histidine phosphatase family protein, translating into MLRLFLLRHAKSSWSDPSLHDFDRPLSRRGQKDAPKIGRVMKAHHYNPDRILCSSAQRTKETMAGIIPSLKGDVSLKLLDALYEGNSPDYLTILREHAKDSQSLMIVGHNVGLQNIAVELAGSGDPELIMQMQAKFPTAALAVLNFDIQDWHSISRGSGHLIDFIKPRDIDSSEEEQIVENPAPTFFRR; encoded by the coding sequence ATGCTGAGGCTTTTTCTGCTGCGACACGCCAAATCATCCTGGTCAGACCCTTCCCTGCACGACTTCGATCGCCCGCTGAGCCGGCGGGGACAGAAAGATGCACCCAAAATCGGCCGCGTCATGAAGGCACACCACTACAATCCCGACCGCATTCTCTGCTCTTCCGCCCAGAGAACCAAGGAGACCATGGCTGGCATCATCCCCAGCCTCAAGGGTGATGTGAGCCTGAAGCTTCTGGACGCACTCTATGAGGGCAATTCACCCGACTATCTGACGATCCTCAGGGAACACGCAAAAGACAGCCAGTCCCTGATGATTGTGGGGCACAATGTCGGACTACAGAATATCGCCGTCGAACTGGCTGGGTCTGGTGATCCGGAATTGATCATGCAAATGCAGGCCAAATTCCCCACCGCAGCTCTTGCCGTGCTGAACTTCGACATTCAGGACTGGCACAGCATCTCCAGGGGCTCCGGCCATCTGATCGACTTCATCAAACCCAGAGACATCGATAGCAGCGAAGAAGAGCAGATCGTCGAGAACCCAGCCCCCACCTTCTTCCGCCGTTGA
- a CDS encoding rod-binding protein, giving the protein MTTVNSTPFSIAQNHGIQANLSKEEQARQAAQEFESVFLSQMLSGMFEGTGQDEFGDSYAQNTYRSLLTETYADEITKSGGIGIADSVMRELLSAQEVEQ; this is encoded by the coding sequence ATGACCACCGTCAACTCCACCCCTTTCTCCATCGCCCAGAACCACGGCATCCAGGCCAACCTGAGCAAGGAAGAACAGGCCCGTCAGGCCGCACAGGAATTCGAGAGCGTGTTTCTCTCCCAGATGCTGTCCGGCATGTTCGAGGGAACCGGACAGGATGAATTCGGCGACTCCTATGCTCAGAACACCTATCGCAGCCTCCTCACAGAGACCTACGCAGACGAAATAACAAAATCCGGCGGCATCGGCATTGCGGACTCCGTAATGCGCGAATTGCTCAGCGCACAGGAAGTGGAACAATAA
- the flbT gene encoding flagellar biosynthesis repressor FlbT, whose amino-acid sequence MSLKIELRPGERIIIGNSVITNGDHRTRFFVDGQAPILREKDILTSETANSPAKRIYLCIQLMYLAQDIAGHKDMYFTLVNDFLHAAPSSLTLIDSINNKILTSSFYPALKEAKALIKFEEELLRNVQSFSG is encoded by the coding sequence ATGTCTCTTAAAATAGAACTACGTCCAGGCGAGCGAATTATTATTGGAAACAGTGTTATTACCAATGGTGACCATCGTACACGCTTCTTTGTTGATGGGCAGGCACCTATTTTACGTGAAAAAGACATCCTGACATCTGAGACCGCAAATAGTCCCGCAAAAAGAATCTATCTGTGCATACAACTCATGTATCTCGCACAAGATATAGCGGGACATAAGGACATGTACTTCACTTTGGTAAATGATTTTTTACACGCTGCCCCCAGCTCATTAACGCTGATCGACAGCATAAATAACAAAATTTTAACCAGTTCCTTTTATCCTGCATTGAAAGAAGCAAAAGCTCTCATAAAGTTCGAAGAGGAGTTACTTCGGAATGTACAATCATTCAGCGGCTAG
- a CDS encoding flagellar assembly protein FliX: MRVQGGSGSKQVSKSGTSGASRSSSSSFSVPEETQGASRSQQTVQSGAVQDVSALIALQSVDDALHGKKRKAVRKGNKMLDLLEEIRMGILCGSLSIAVLRQLERLSAESEASGDERIDALLEEISLRAQVEVAKLEALHKN, translated from the coding sequence ATGCGAGTACAGGGTGGATCAGGAAGCAAGCAGGTTTCCAAGTCAGGGACGTCGGGTGCTTCGAGGTCATCATCAAGCAGTTTCTCCGTTCCGGAAGAAACGCAAGGCGCCTCGCGGTCCCAGCAGACAGTACAGAGTGGGGCTGTTCAGGACGTTTCGGCGCTGATTGCCCTTCAGTCGGTGGATGATGCCTTGCACGGCAAGAAAAGAAAAGCCGTGCGCAAAGGTAACAAGATGCTGGATCTACTTGAAGAAATCAGGATGGGTATTCTCTGTGGCAGCTTGTCCATTGCGGTGTTGCGGCAACTGGAACGACTTTCTGCGGAATCGGAAGCCAGTGGCGACGAGCGAATCGATGCACTTCTTGAGGAAATCTCCCTGAGGGCTCAGGTTGAAGTCGCAAAACTGGAAGCACTTCATAAAAACTGA
- a CDS encoding flagellin: MSDITLSAGVRANLLSLQNTADMMASTQNRLATGKAVNSALDNPSNFFTSKGLNARAGELNNLMDSIGNATKVLEAADNGIKAITDLIESAQSTVKQAQSANSDAAGTNIQSDSNIDTTGTTGATTKARVESQTLTALGMTGVGNGGAADSNLVITSTSENGVTSTFDLDAHFAATGKALDDANGDGTTGDNYTISDLVDDINASGVATASITEDGRLDLKASGNSQLSLTITDQDATDNTTQDGATGTSIAAAFGFAASASEDLSSPADGDYVDAGETAVTWADGAAAGDVDTLTIVNQAGSTDADNSELVSQFNSIMDQIDELARDASFNGINLINGTGNDLTVAFNEYRDDNKSELTIASADLSSSGLSLTDASSLSSEEASLKLDSLSEALTTLRSQASSFGSNLNTVTIREEFTKNMMNTLQTGADQLVLADTNEEGANMLALQTRQSLSTTALSLASQADQAVLSFLR, encoded by the coding sequence ATGTCAGATATCACTCTCTCCGCCGGCGTACGCGCCAACTTGCTCTCTCTGCAGAACACCGCAGACATGATGGCTTCCACGCAGAACCGCCTCGCTACCGGCAAGGCAGTCAACTCAGCGCTGGACAACCCATCCAACTTCTTCACTTCCAAAGGCCTGAACGCTCGCGCTGGTGAGTTGAACAATCTGATGGACTCCATCGGCAACGCAACCAAGGTTCTTGAAGCTGCCGATAACGGCATCAAGGCCATCACCGACCTGATCGAAAGTGCTCAGTCCACGGTTAAGCAGGCTCAGTCTGCCAACTCTGATGCTGCTGGCACGAACATTCAGAGCGACTCCAACATCGACACCACCGGCACCACCGGAGCAACCACCAAGGCCCGCGTAGAATCGCAGACCCTGACCGCTCTTGGCATGACCGGCGTCGGCAATGGCGGCGCAGCAGACTCCAACCTGGTCATCACCTCCACTTCGGAAAATGGTGTCACCAGCACGTTCGACCTTGACGCTCACTTTGCAGCAACCGGCAAGGCCCTGGACGACGCCAACGGCGACGGAACCACCGGCGACAACTACACCATCTCGGATCTGGTTGACGACATCAACGCTTCCGGCGTTGCCACCGCTTCCATCACCGAAGACGGCCGCCTTGACCTGAAAGCCAGCGGCAACTCTCAGCTGTCTCTGACCATCACCGACCAGGACGCCACCGATAACACCACGCAGGACGGCGCAACCGGTACCTCAATCGCAGCAGCCTTCGGCTTTGCGGCATCGGCCTCTGAAGACCTCAGCTCTCCGGCTGACGGTGACTATGTCGACGCTGGCGAAACGGCCGTAACATGGGCAGACGGTGCAGCAGCGGGCGACGTTGACACCCTGACCATCGTAAACCAGGCCGGTTCCACCGATGCCGACAACTCCGAGCTGGTTTCCCAGTTCAACTCGATCATGGATCAGATCGATGAATTGGCTCGTGACGCCAGCTTCAACGGTATCAACCTGATCAACGGCACTGGCAACGACCTGACCGTGGCCTTCAACGAATACCGCGACGACAACAAGTCCGAACTGACCATCGCGTCTGCCGACTTGAGCTCCAGCGGTCTGTCGCTGACGGATGCTTCCTCGTTGAGCTCGGAAGAAGCCAGCCTGAAGCTGGACTCTCTGTCCGAAGCCCTGACGACCCTGCGCAGCCAGGCTTCTTCCTTCGGTTCCAACCTCAACACGGTTACGATCCGCGAAGAGTTCACCAAGAACATGATGAACACTCTTCAGACCGGTGCAGACCAGCTCGTTCTGGCCGACACCAACGAAGAAGGTGCCAACATGCTGGCCCTGCAGACGCGCCAGTCGCTGTCCACCACCGCCCTGTCGCTGGCTTCCCAGGCAGACCAGGCCGTGCTCAGCTTCCTGCGCTAA
- a CDS encoding flagellar hook-basal body complex protein has protein sequence MSLYSALTTSVAGMGAQSTAMQNISGNIANTSTNGFKRVDTAFVDLVSNYSADKSKQTSGSVLASSRQTNTVAGSVDASQTTTHMSISGDGYFVVYEKIGEIDGQPIFDGTPLYTRRGDFTQDQDGYFVNEAGYYLAVIELDDATGNPVSSVPQPTTFQEGFMAAEATTTLTYTGNLPAVPSTSDSTGSLLTGTVGYTVDPSTAGAGVVQAQDETQFLSQSISGGSITAYVANGESSSVQLRWAKIADGDPSAVPPTEDTWNLFYKSDSTATGTDAKWVNVGQDYTFDASGRMTAPTSNVTVSAMTIDGVELGDIVLDHGGNGDGITAYATQTGTANMNLSQDGAAAGEQTSISIDNNGYIVANYANGKSSNMAQVILASFDGDNYLARASGGAFRATEDSGLAILGATGSIRGSSLESSNVDIADEFSKMIISQQAYTANTRVLSTARDMLSEVMQIIR, from the coding sequence ATGAGTCTTTATTCAGCACTTACAACTTCTGTAGCCGGCATGGGTGCGCAGTCTACTGCAATGCAGAATATTTCTGGCAACATCGCCAATACGTCGACGAACGGTTTCAAGCGCGTTGACACTGCGTTTGTGGATCTGGTCAGCAACTACAGTGCCGACAAGAGCAAGCAGACGTCAGGTTCGGTGCTCGCCAGTTCGCGCCAGACCAACACGGTGGCTGGTTCTGTTGATGCTTCGCAGACCACCACTCATATGTCGATCAGTGGCGATGGCTATTTTGTCGTCTACGAGAAGATTGGCGAAATCGACGGGCAGCCGATTTTTGATGGCACGCCGCTCTATACCCGTCGTGGTGACTTCACGCAGGATCAGGACGGCTATTTCGTCAACGAAGCCGGTTACTATCTGGCTGTGATCGAGCTGGATGACGCAACGGGCAACCCGGTCAGCTCTGTGCCGCAGCCAACCACCTTCCAGGAAGGCTTCATGGCTGCAGAGGCTACCACCACCCTGACCTATACCGGCAACCTGCCGGCTGTCCCTTCGACGTCTGACTCGACTGGCTCCCTGCTGACCGGCACGGTCGGTTATACGGTTGATCCTTCCACGGCTGGTGCCGGTGTTGTGCAGGCGCAGGATGAAACGCAGTTTCTCAGCCAGTCGATTTCTGGTGGTTCGATCACTGCCTATGTTGCTAATGGTGAGAGTTCCAGCGTTCAGCTGAGATGGGCCAAGATTGCGGACGGTGATCCTTCCGCCGTGCCGCCGACCGAAGATACCTGGAACCTGTTCTACAAGTCGGATTCGACAGCAACGGGCACGGACGCAAAATGGGTCAACGTGGGTCAGGACTACACCTTTGACGCTTCTGGCCGGATGACCGCCCCGACCTCCAACGTCACCGTTTCGGCAATGACCATTGATGGTGTCGAGCTTGGCGACATCGTTCTGGATCACGGTGGCAATGGTGATGGCATCACCGCCTATGCAACGCAGACCGGTACGGCCAACATGAACCTGTCGCAGGATGGTGCTGCCGCGGGTGAGCAGACCAGTATCTCCATTGATAACAACGGCTATATTGTTGCCAACTATGCCAACGGCAAATCAAGCAACATGGCGCAGGTCATTCTGGCGTCGTTCGATGGTGACAACTATCTGGCCCGTGCCAGTGGTGGAGCGTTCCGGGCAACCGAGGACTCCGGTCTTGCCATTCTCGGGGCTACGGGCTCTATTCGTGGTTCATCTCTGGAATCATCGAACGTTGATATCGCGGACGAATTCTCGAAAATGATCATCTCGCAACAGGCTTACACGGCCAATACCCGCGTCCTCTCGACGGCCCGGGACATGCTGTCTGAAGTCATGCAGATCATTCGCTAG
- the flaF gene encoding flagellar biosynthesis regulator FlaF: MYNHSAARAYQDASSHAGSPREREAALLIKAAAKLQRTKSPECTRAQLDEALTFNRKIWTLFVGELMSETHEMPKELRQNLVNLGIFTFNHTLRIMTEPDKASVDSLININRNIAEGLRADG, translated from the coding sequence ATGTACAATCATTCAGCGGCTAGAGCTTATCAGGACGCCAGCTCCCACGCAGGGTCTCCCAGGGAACGCGAAGCAGCCTTGTTGATCAAGGCTGCGGCCAAGTTGCAGCGGACCAAATCCCCCGAGTGCACACGCGCGCAGCTCGATGAGGCGTTGACATTCAATCGCAAGATCTGGACTCTATTCGTCGGCGAGCTGATGAGCGAAACCCATGAAATGCCAAAAGAATTGCGCCAGAATCTGGTCAACCTAGGCATCTTCACCTTCAACCACACCCTGCGCATCATGACCGAACCTGACAAGGCGTCCGTTGACAGCCTGATCAACATCAACCGGAATATCGCAGAAGGCCTCCGCGCCGACGGTTAA
- a CDS encoding flagellar basal body P-ring protein FlgI: MSLLTRILMVCAALIIATSSAMSASRIKDIVDFEGIRDNQLIGYGLVVGLNGTGDSLNGAPFTKQSLQAMLERMGVNITGTNLNTKNVAAVIVTATLPPFSVQGSRIDATISALGDAKSLQGGTLMVTPLMGADGETYAIAQGPIAIGGFTAQGDAATVTQGVPTSGRIANGALIERELSFQLASMTTLRLSLRNPDLTTARRIAQTINDLIGQPVAEPLNPTGVRLTLPHNFNGNIVDLITDIEQLNVEPDLPAKIIIDETTGIIVMGQDVRVSTVAIAQGNLTVTVSESPQVSQPNPLARGQTAVVPRSNVGVQTGAEKKLAMLEGSVPLRDLVSGLNALGVGPRDMISILQAIKAAGALQAEIEVM; the protein is encoded by the coding sequence ATGTCACTCCTTACCCGTATCCTGATGGTCTGCGCTGCCCTCATTATCGCCACGTCCTCGGCGATGAGTGCATCCCGCATCAAGGATATCGTTGACTTCGAAGGCATTCGCGACAACCAGCTGATCGGCTACGGCCTTGTCGTCGGCCTCAACGGCACCGGCGACTCGCTGAACGGAGCCCCATTCACCAAGCAGAGCTTGCAGGCAATGTTGGAAAGAATGGGTGTCAACATCACCGGCACCAACCTCAACACCAAGAACGTGGCCGCCGTCATCGTCACGGCAACCCTGCCTCCCTTCTCGGTGCAGGGCTCCCGGATCGATGCGACAATCAGTGCGCTTGGCGATGCCAAGAGCCTTCAGGGCGGCACCCTGATGGTAACCCCGCTGATGGGTGCTGACGGCGAAACTTATGCCATTGCGCAAGGACCGATTGCCATCGGCGGCTTTACCGCCCAGGGCGATGCCGCAACCGTCACTCAGGGCGTTCCGACTTCCGGGCGCATTGCAAACGGGGCCCTCATCGAGCGCGAGCTGTCCTTCCAGCTTGCCAGCATGACCACCCTGCGTCTTTCGCTGCGCAACCCGGACCTGACCACCGCCCGCCGCATTGCACAGACCATCAACGACCTGATCGGCCAGCCCGTGGCCGAACCGCTGAACCCCACCGGCGTTCGCCTGACCCTGCCGCACAATTTCAATGGCAACATCGTCGACCTGATCACCGACATCGAACAGCTCAACGTCGAGCCTGATCTGCCGGCCAAGATCATCATTGATGAAACCACCGGCATCATCGTCATGGGACAGGACGTCCGGGTCAGCACCGTCGCCATCGCACAGGGCAACCTGACGGTAACCGTCAGCGAGAGCCCGCAGGTCAGCCAGCCCAACCCGCTCGCTCGCGGACAAACCGCTGTCGTCCCGCGCTCGAATGTCGGCGTCCAGACCGGAGCAGAAAAGAAACTGGCCATGCTGGAAGGCAGCGTACCTCTGCGTGATCTTGTTTCCGGGCTCAATGCCCTGGGCGTAGGCCCACGCGACATGATTTCCATTCTTCAGGCCATCAAGGCAGCAGGTGCCCTTCAGGCAGAAATAGAGGTGATGTAA